The stretch of DNA GTGCGCCGGACGGCGACGCCGACGTCGTCTTCATGATCGCCGTGCCGGAGGGCGCCGACAAGGACCACCTCACCGTCCTGTCGACCCTGGCTCGCGCCCTCATCCGCGACGACTTCACCGCAGCCCTGCGCGCCGCCTCGACGCCGCAGGAGATCGTCGACCTGGTGCAGCGCGAGGTGGGCGGCGAGGTCGCCGCAGCCGGTGTGGGGAACGCGAGCAGTGCCTCCCGGCCGAGCACGACGGCCGGCGCGACCGGTGCTGCCGCCGCGACCGCCGCCGGAGCCGGTGCCGCCACCGGTAGCGCCGGTGCCCGCAAGGTCATCGTCGGCGTCACCGCCTGCCCGACCGGCATCGCACACACCTACATGGCCGCCGACGCCCTCGTCGCCGCCGCCGAGCGCGCCGGTGCCGAGATGCACGTCGAGACGCAGGGCTCCTCGCAGGTCGAGCCGCTCGACCCCGCCCTGATCGCCCGGGCCGACGCCGTCGTGTTCGCGGTCGACGTGGACGTCCGCGACCGCGGTCGGTTCGCCGGCAAGCCGCTGGTCTCCGGCCCGGTCAAGCGCGGCGTCGACGAGCCCGACGCGATGATCGCCGAGGCGATCCGCGCCGCCGACGACCCGCACGCCGCGCGCGTGCAGGGCGGTGCCGCGACCGCGTCCGAGTCGAACAAGGCCGACGAGCACTTCGGCCAGGCACTCAAGCGCTGGCTCCTCACCGGCGTCAGCTACATGATCCCGTTCGTCGCGGGCGGCGGTCTCCTCATCGCCCTCGGCTTCCTGCTCTCCGGCTACGCCATCGCGCTCCCGCACGGCGACTCCGGGCAGAACAACGCCGTCTACACGCTGACGAACTACACGCTGCTCAACCTGCCGCCGGAGGGCTTGGGTTACTACCTCGGCGCGGCCGCGTTCCAGATCGGCGGGGTGTCCCTCGGGTTCCTCGTCGCAGCCCTCGCCGGGTACATCGCCTACGCGATCGCCGACCGTCCGGGCATCGCACCGGGCTTCGTCGCCGGTTCGATCGCCGTCTTCATGAACGCCGGCTTCCTCGGCGGGCTCGTCGGTGGTCTCATCGCCGGTGCCGCCGCGTACTGGATCGGCCGCATCCCGACCTGGCGCTGGCTCCGCGGCCTCATGCCGGTCGTGATCATCCCGCTCTTCGCGTCGATCATCGCCTCGGGCCTCATGCTCCTCGTGCTCGGCGGTCCGATCGCCTGGCTCATGACGCAGCTCACCAACTGGCTGAACTCGCTCAACGGTGCCTCGGCGATCCTGCTCGGTGTCATCCTCGGCCTGATGATGGCGTTCGACCTCGGCGGCCCGGTCAACAAGGTCGCGTACTCGTTCGCCGTCGCCGGGCTCGGTGCCGGCACCGCGACGAACGTCGTGCCGTTCGAGATCATGGCCGCCGTGATGGCCGCGGGCATGGTCCCGCCGCTCGCCCTGGCCCTCGCGTCGACCGTCCTCTACCGCAAGGGCTTCACGAAGCCGGAGCGCGAGAACGGCAAGGCCGCGTGGCTCCTCGGTGCGTCGTTCATCTCCGAGGGTGCGATCCCGTTCGCCGCTGCCGACCCGCTGCGGGTCATCCCGGCATCGATGATCGGTGCCGCGGTCACGGGCGCGATCTCGATGGCGGCCGGTGTGACCTCGCGTGCGCCGCACGGCGGCATCTTCGTGTTCTTCGCGATCGGCAACATCGCGATGTTCGTCATCGCGATCGTGGCCGGGACGGTCGTCTCCGCGCTGGTCCTGGTCGCCCTGAAGAAGTGGGTGCGGAAGTCGCCCGCCGCCGAGTCCGTCGCCGCCGAGCAGGCAGCGGTGGCCGGCGAGACGGTCGGCCAGCGCGCGCCGGCCGCCGTGTAGCGGTCGTCACCACCTGACGGACGGGAGGCCCGTGGCGGATCCGCCACGGGCCTCCCGTCCGTCGTCGTGCCGCTCTGCGCGAGACGCCGGACTCCCGCCGAGACGCCGCGGGATCCGAGGGTGTCTCGACAGGAGAGGAGCGTCTCGGTCCGACGCCGGCGTCTCGGGGCAGCACCAGGGAGGCCGGACGGGGGCGGAGACGGTGCCGGGCGGCGGAGACGTGGTGGAGGAACGACCGCCCGACACCGCCGGCTCACCCGCCGACCACGAGGGTGCGCTGCTGCTGCGGGGCCGGCTGCCGACGCCGGTCGCCGTTGCCGCGAGCAACCGTCTCGCGCATGCACTGGTCGGAGTGCTCCGTGCCGGTGAGCAGGCAGGCATCCCGCCCGACCAGCTCAGCGACGCCGTGCTGCCGCTGCTCGCGCTGCACCGGGGTGCTCGCGACGACTGGCTGCGGCGGCTCGCCGATCGAGACGGACGCGATCGCCGGGACCTGGAGCACGAGGGCGCCGACGAGCCCGGCGATCAGGACGAGACGGCTGGTGGTGGATCGGTTCACGGTGGTACATCCCTTCGTTCGGACCTGTGGGACATGGTGGTCCCGTCCGGGGGCCGTGTCGGTCCGTCGAAGGTCTGAGCGGATGGCCGGGAGGACCACTCACCCCCGTCAGTCGTCGACCCAGCCGGAGCGGTGTGCGAGCACGGCGACCTGCACGCGGCTGCGGAGCCCGTACACCCGGAGCGTCCGGGCCACATGGGTCTTCACGGTCGCCTCGCTGATGAACAGCGCCCGGCTGATCTCCGCGTTCGACAGGCCGCGCGCGACCAGCAGGGCGACCTCGCGCTCCCGGTCGGAGAGGAGCTCGAAGGGCGGCGACGACGCCGGCCGGAACACGCCGCGCAGCCGGGCGCGCTCCAGGAGCAGGTTCGTCGCGTGCGGGGAGGCGAAGGCTGCACCCTCCGCGACAGCGTGCACGGCCCGCGCCAGTTCGGCCGGTTCGGTCTCCTTGGGCAGGAACCCGCTGGCTCCCGCGTCGGAGCCCGCGAGCACGTTGTCGTCTGTCTCGAACGACGTCAGCAGGAGCACCCGGCTGTCCGTCGTGGCGGTGATCTGCCGCGTCGCCGCGATGCCGTCGGTGCCCGGCATCCGGATGTCCATGAGGACCACCTGGGGCCGGAGGCGGGTGACGCGCTCGATCGCGGTGTCACCGTCCGCGGCGTCGCCGACGAGACGGAGGCCGGGCTGGGCGCCCACGAGCATGGCGGTGGCGGTGCGGAGGAGGGCCTGGTCCTCGACGAGGAACACGGTGACGTCAGCCACGCCGGCCTCCCTCCGTGGTCGCCGTGAAGCACACACGCCAGGTGCCGTCCGCCCCCGGCCCGGACGCGAACGTCCCGCCGTGCTCCTCGGCCAGTGCGCGCAGGCTGATCGTGCCGACACCGCCGTCGGGTGACCCGGTCCGGGCAGGATCGACGCCGTCGTTCACGACCTCGATGCGGCACCGGCCGCCGGGGTGCCCGTCGCGCTCGGGATGTCCGTCGCGCTCGGGGTGCCCGCTGGGGTCGTCGCGGGCGCCGTCCTCGAACGCGATGGTCACCTCCACCCGGTCCGGCTCGGCGTGCCGGATCGCGTTCGCGAGGCACTCGCGCAACACGCGGACGGCGATGCCGAGGAGCTCGCCGCTCGCGGGGGCGCCCTGGACGGAGGCGCGGATCGGGAGCCCGGCCCGCCGTGCGGCGGACAGGACGTCGTCGATGCTGGCGACGACCGACCCGGCCTCGCCCGCCACGTCGTCGTCGACGAGGTCCCTCACCAGGGCACGGATCTCGGCCAGACCCTGGCGGTTCACCCGGGCGATCTGCGCGACTGCGTCGAGCGCTGCGCGGTGGTCGTCCCGCCGCACGGCGACGGTCGCGACGTCGGCGAGCCGGGCGGAGAGGCACGCCGTGTTCGTCAGGGTGTCGTGGACGCTGCGTCCGACATTGACCCGGTGCTCGGCCGCGGTCCGCTCGAGCTCGGCCACGCGAGTGCGCTCGCGTTCGGCGCGCACCTGTCGTTCGAGTCGGTCCGCCCGGTCGACCGCGTCGCGGTCCCGCCGGAACCGCAGCCCGAGCCACACGGCGAGCAGGGCGACGACGGCGCAGAGGGCGAGTCCCGCGGGCGACCGATCGGCGAGCGGGACGGACAGGCCGAGGGCCGCCAGGGTCAGGGCGAGCGCGAGCAGCGCCTGCCGCCGACCGCGGAGGTCTGCGAGTGAGAACAGGGCGATCCCCGTCGTGAAGGGTTCAGCGGCGATGTCGGCGCGTCGGGTCATCCCCTCGAGCACGATCGCGACGGCGAGCACCAGCCACGGTGCGCGCCGGCGGGCGAGGGCGAAGGTGGTGACGGCCCCGGCGGGGAGCGCCCACTCCCATCCGGAGTACGCGAACACCGGTCGCCCGTCGGGTCCCCACCCCCAGCAGACGGCGGCGACGGCGACGAACGTCACGGCGGCGACGGCGAGGTCCTGGCCTCGGGGTGTCGGAGGTCTGCGGGGAGGGTCGGACTCCGCTCGGGCGTCCTCGACGGCAGGAAGGAGTGACCGTTCAACACTGACTGTCATACGGTATTTTGTACTCCTGATTGCGGAGAGGCTCCGCCGGTCACCGGGTGCACCGCGATCTGTCAGGACGCTCAGGGAGACTCGGGGGATGACGACCGCCCTCACGCTGCCGCCGACGATGTCCCTGCCCGCGGGTGCGACCGCCACCGCCGCGGGCTCCCGACCGGAGGGCACGGAGGACCTCGGGGGCCTGTCGGGCTTCGTGCTGCAGCTCATCGACGCACTGGGGGAGTGGGGCGTCGCCCTGATGCTCTTCGTCGAGACGGTGTTCCCGCCGATCCCGTCCGAGGTCATCCTGCCGCTCGCGGGCTTCCTGGCCGGTGCCGGGCAGATGAACCTCGTGCTCGTGCTGGTGCTGGCGACGCTCGGGTCGTACCTCGGCGCGCTCGTGCTCTACTGGCTCGGTGCCGTCATCGGGTTCGAGCGGACCGTGCGACTGCTGGGGCGACTGCCGCTCGTCGACGAGGACGACTTCCGCAAGGCGGCCGACTGGTTCCACCGGCACGGCAGGAGCGCGGTCTTCTTCGGCCGCTTCGTGCCGATCGTGCGCAGCCTGATCTCGCTGCCCGCCGGCGCGGACCGGATGCACCTGGTGCCGTTCTCCGTCTTCACGATCATCGCCAGCGGCATCTGGAACAGCGCGCTCGTGCTGCTCGGTGCGGCGTTCGGCACGCAGTACGACAAGGTCGAGCAGTACACCGAGTGGATCGACCGGGTGCTCTACGTCGCGATCGCGGTCGTGGTCGTCACGTTCGTGGTCCGGCGCATCCGCCGGGTCCGCGCCGAGCGGGCGGAGCAGCGCGCGGTGGCGCAGGACGCGCAGGACGCGCAGGACACGGGGTCGACCGGTGCCGTCCGCGGACGCCGTCGTGCGACGTCCGCGGACGACTGACGGGTCACTTCTTCGTGAGGGCCGACTCCTTGTGGGCGGCCTTGTTGCCGGACTTCTCCGACTCGACGATCCAGTACGGGTCGTCGTCCGTCGGCTTGAAGTCCTGACCGTCGAACGTGAAGTCCTTCGTCTTCTTCTCGACGAGCTTGCCGGTGGTCTTGCCCTGCGAGGTGTTCCAGTGCACCTCGTCGCCCTTCGACAGCGCCACGATGTCCTCCTTGCGTAGTCAGTACGGTTGCGTGACCCCGGACGCTACCCGCGCGGATGCGCGGATCCACGGGCATCTGTCCCCCATCACGATGTCGTAACGCCCCTGCGGGATCGAGGTGGGACGCGTACCGTTGACGGTGAGTCAGTTCGCCGGCGTGTGCCGCGGTCCCCGATGGCTCCAGACGGAACGACGTGCACCATGACCCTGGTCGACAGCGCACGAGCCGA from Curtobacterium sp. SGAir0471 encodes:
- a CDS encoding DUF2945 domain-containing protein, with the translated sequence MALSKGDEVHWNTSQGKTTGKLVEKKTKDFTFDGQDFKPTDDDPYWIVESEKSGNKAAHKESALTKK
- a CDS encoding PTS fructose transporter subunit IIABC yields the protein MSADTTQRLISAELVGLDEDLGATSSDVIRVLADRVAATGRAADGATLAEDAITREASVGTGVPGGIAIPHARSASVSSPTLAFSRLARKVPFGAPDGDADVVFMIAVPEGADKDHLTVLSTLARALIRDDFTAALRAASTPQEIVDLVQREVGGEVAAAGVGNASSASRPSTTAGATGAAAATAAGAGAATGSAGARKVIVGVTACPTGIAHTYMAADALVAAAERAGAEMHVETQGSSQVEPLDPALIARADAVVFAVDVDVRDRGRFAGKPLVSGPVKRGVDEPDAMIAEAIRAADDPHAARVQGGAATASESNKADEHFGQALKRWLLTGVSYMIPFVAGGGLLIALGFLLSGYAIALPHGDSGQNNAVYTLTNYTLLNLPPEGLGYYLGAAAFQIGGVSLGFLVAALAGYIAYAIADRPGIAPGFVAGSIAVFMNAGFLGGLVGGLIAGAAAYWIGRIPTWRWLRGLMPVVIIPLFASIIASGLMLLVLGGPIAWLMTQLTNWLNSLNGASAILLGVILGLMMAFDLGGPVNKVAYSFAVAGLGAGTATNVVPFEIMAAVMAAGMVPPLALALASTVLYRKGFTKPERENGKAAWLLGASFISEGAIPFAAADPLRVIPASMIGAAVTGAISMAAGVTSRAPHGGIFVFFAIGNIAMFVIAIVAGTVVSALVLVALKKWVRKSPAAESVAAEQAAVAGETVGQRAPAAV
- a CDS encoding DedA family protein; the encoded protein is MTTALTLPPTMSLPAGATATAAGSRPEGTEDLGGLSGFVLQLIDALGEWGVALMLFVETVFPPIPSEVILPLAGFLAGAGQMNLVLVLVLATLGSYLGALVLYWLGAVIGFERTVRLLGRLPLVDEDDFRKAADWFHRHGRSAVFFGRFVPIVRSLISLPAGADRMHLVPFSVFTIIASGIWNSALVLLGAAFGTQYDKVEQYTEWIDRVLYVAIAVVVVTFVVRRIRRVRAERAEQRAVAQDAQDAQDTGSTGAVRGRRRATSADD
- a CDS encoding sensor histidine kinase yields the protein MTFVAVAAVCWGWGPDGRPVFAYSGWEWALPAGAVTTFALARRRAPWLVLAVAIVLEGMTRRADIAAEPFTTGIALFSLADLRGRRQALLALALTLAALGLSVPLADRSPAGLALCAVVALLAVWLGLRFRRDRDAVDRADRLERQVRAERERTRVAELERTAAEHRVNVGRSVHDTLTNTACLSARLADVATVAVRRDDHRAALDAVAQIARVNRQGLAEIRALVRDLVDDDVAGEAGSVVASIDDVLSAARRAGLPIRASVQGAPASGELLGIAVRVLRECLANAIRHAEPDRVEVTIAFEDGARDDPSGHPERDGHPERDGHPGGRCRIEVVNDGVDPARTGSPDGGVGTISLRALAEEHGGTFASGPGADGTWRVCFTATTEGGRRG
- a CDS encoding response regulator, with the protein product MADVTVFLVEDQALLRTATAMLVGAQPGLRLVGDAADGDTAIERVTRLRPQVVLMDIRMPGTDGIAATRQITATTDSRVLLLTSFETDDNVLAGSDAGASGFLPKETEPAELARAVHAVAEGAAFASPHATNLLLERARLRGVFRPASSPPFELLSDREREVALLVARGLSNAEISRALFISEATVKTHVARTLRVYGLRSRVQVAVLAHRSGWVDD